A portion of the Labilithrix sp. genome contains these proteins:
- a CDS encoding DUF790 family protein, whose translation MLPLRLLEVDRTPDGRVVPRWLTSRDEPWLRELVAEMRAAHDRSVAHVDERIIEVVAAVARRHGASRKLAAAAWAVERSRWKTRVDAPVAPAVIRRSLFPLAAERDREEALATTASELGIEAGRIEEWLFADRPRARLLVAPATPPTTADLAERYNLAVVQSLLCRATNLRASVRSNVRRVVSYAKLIGLMLSFEEGPSTNGGVEMTLSGPLALFHDTVKYGRALARWLPALVATQGWSMTARVLVGGDGLRFDLDAGAPIPRTYAMPREHDSKLEANLDKDLRRLDSPWRIEREPAVIRANGGRLLFPDFALTSDRGRVLVEVVGYWTPDYLASKLALLDSARAPIVLCIDQRHVHEPFRSDPRVLLFSRRVDAAALLLTCERLLHT comes from the coding sequence ATGCTCCCCCTCCGTCTCCTCGAGGTTGATCGAACTCCCGACGGCCGCGTCGTTCCGCGATGGCTCACGTCGCGTGACGAGCCGTGGCTGCGTGAGCTCGTCGCAGAGATGCGAGCCGCGCACGACCGCAGCGTCGCCCACGTCGACGAGCGCATCATCGAGGTCGTCGCCGCGGTCGCGCGACGACACGGCGCGAGCCGCAAGCTCGCTGCTGCAGCGTGGGCCGTCGAGCGCAGTCGCTGGAAGACGCGCGTCGACGCGCCGGTCGCGCCGGCGGTCATTCGTCGATCCCTCTTCCCACTCGCGGCCGAGCGCGATCGGGAGGAGGCGCTCGCGACGACCGCGTCGGAGCTCGGAATCGAGGCAGGCCGCATCGAGGAGTGGCTCTTCGCCGATCGCCCGCGCGCGCGCCTCTTGGTCGCCCCCGCCACGCCGCCGACGACGGCGGACCTCGCCGAGCGATACAACCTGGCCGTCGTTCAATCGCTTCTCTGTCGCGCGACGAACCTACGCGCATCCGTGCGTTCGAACGTCCGGCGAGTCGTCAGCTACGCGAAGCTCATCGGCCTCATGCTCTCGTTCGAGGAGGGCCCGAGTACCAACGGCGGCGTGGAGATGACCTTGTCCGGGCCGCTCGCGCTCTTCCACGACACTGTGAAGTATGGCCGGGCGCTCGCCCGCTGGTTGCCCGCCTTGGTCGCGACGCAGGGATGGTCGATGACCGCCCGCGTCCTCGTCGGCGGCGACGGGCTGCGCTTCGATCTCGACGCAGGCGCTCCCATCCCGCGCACGTACGCGATGCCGAGGGAGCATGACAGCAAGCTGGAGGCGAACCTGGACAAGGACCTACGCCGACTCGACTCGCCGTGGCGCATCGAGCGCGAGCCAGCGGTCATCCGCGCGAACGGAGGCCGCCTTCTTTTCCCAGACTTCGCGCTGACGTCGGACCGAGGACGTGTGCTCGTCGAGGTCGTCGGCTACTGGACCCCCGACTACCTGGCGAGCAAGCTAGCGCTCCTCGACTCGGCGCGTGCTCCCATCGTGCTCTGCATCGACCAGCGTCACGTGCACGAGCCGTTCCGCTCCGACCCACGCGTCCTCCTCTTTTCGAGGCGCGTCGACGCCGCCGCCCTCCTCCTCACGTGCGAGCGCCTACTACACACCTGA
- a CDS encoding DEAD/DEAH box helicase family protein, with protein MRRLRFDRGTLDLGDAEGLPTGVWDSRSDSHRTAALHFAEIAAHADAAGITLERDLRTEWERRPRDVSSLELRHYQAQALACWNAAGRRGVVVLPTGGGKTRVAVAAMFETGLPTAVLCPTRVLANAWLTELESRFAGERIGIVGDGRRRIERTTVLTFESAFRHMDVLGDRFGLLVVDEVHHFAGGARVEALESSAAVARLGLTATAPDPTSDGEARLRSLVGPVVYEIGYADLVGTHLAPVTVVRIPVRLDADERAEYDARTRAFSEMRRTFVRLYPGADIATLLRGLARSPEGLRALRDRARAVAIASFPRAKRALVRTLLKRHAADRTIVFMALAENAYTAARDNLIPVITGETAAPERREVLQAFREGKLRAIASARVLNEGVDVPDARVAILVAGALGAREYVQRIGRVLRPAPDKHAVVYELITTDTTDARQSRLRAKHAPPPSPRG; from the coding sequence ATGAGGCGGCTGCGTTTCGACAGAGGGACGCTGGATCTCGGCGACGCCGAAGGGCTCCCGACCGGCGTATGGGACTCTCGCTCCGATTCCCACCGAACGGCCGCGCTGCATTTCGCGGAGATCGCGGCGCACGCCGACGCAGCAGGAATCACGCTCGAGCGAGATCTCCGCACGGAGTGGGAGCGGCGGCCACGCGACGTGAGCTCGCTCGAGCTCCGGCACTACCAGGCCCAAGCGCTCGCCTGCTGGAATGCCGCCGGAAGACGCGGAGTCGTCGTATTACCGACCGGCGGAGGGAAGACCCGCGTCGCCGTCGCGGCGATGTTCGAGACCGGCCTCCCCACCGCGGTGCTGTGTCCGACGAGGGTGCTCGCGAATGCGTGGCTCACGGAGTTGGAGAGTCGATTCGCCGGAGAGCGTATCGGCATCGTCGGCGACGGCCGCCGTCGGATCGAGCGGACGACGGTGCTGACCTTCGAAAGCGCATTTCGCCATATGGACGTGTTGGGCGATCGATTCGGGCTCCTCGTCGTCGACGAGGTCCACCATTTCGCCGGTGGTGCCCGCGTCGAGGCGCTCGAGTCCTCGGCGGCGGTCGCGCGCCTCGGGCTCACCGCCACCGCTCCCGATCCGACCTCGGACGGCGAGGCTCGCCTTCGATCCCTCGTCGGCCCCGTCGTCTACGAGATCGGCTACGCGGACCTCGTCGGCACGCACCTCGCGCCCGTCACGGTCGTGCGGATCCCGGTGCGCCTCGACGCCGACGAGCGCGCCGAGTACGACGCGCGCACCCGCGCCTTCTCGGAGATGCGGCGGACGTTCGTGCGCCTCTACCCAGGCGCGGACATCGCGACGCTCCTGCGCGGCCTCGCGCGATCGCCGGAGGGCCTTCGCGCCCTGCGTGACCGCGCCCGTGCGGTCGCGATCGCGTCCTTCCCTCGGGCGAAGCGCGCGCTCGTCCGCACGTTGTTGAAGCGTCACGCCGCGGACCGGACGATCGTGTTCATGGCGCTCGCCGAGAACGCCTACACCGCCGCGCGCGACAACCTGATCCCGGTCATCACCGGCGAGACGGCCGCTCCCGAGCGGCGGGAGGTCCTCCAAGCTTTCCGCGAAGGAAAGCTGCGCGCCATCGCGTCCGCGCGCGTCCTGAACGAAGGCGTCGACGTACCGGATGCGCGGGTCGCCATCCTCGTCGCCGGCGCCCTCGGAGCTCGCGAGTACGTACAGCGAATCGGGCGAGTGCTCAGGCCGGCTCCGGACAAGCACGCCGTCGTCTATGAGCTGATCACCACCGACACCACCGACGCGCGCCAGTCGCGCCTGCGAGCGAAACATGCTCCCCCTCCGTCTCCTCGAGGTTGA
- a CDS encoding PD-(D/E)XK nuclease family protein: MRPVVGLSLGGPVVVAGTGPRLGAPAWGPPALLRDLELRLGIAPLEEEASVRIPAWVARVRSLADGDAFYARSFALDELGTAARLLEWRDDLVEAGWNGEAIPGGGPRLDALAALERHAEQPHRVAEVERALAQQPDTIYESLSLLEPASLWPGRWRRIFELLERRGTRVATEAPSFGARAARDTDLGRLQRSLAGEAVEQARGDGSVLVLRGDTLADLAEITAMLVASDARPAVVVRCCEGETLDVALRAHGSPAQGKMRESVWRPALQVLALALEIAFEPRDPYRVLELLTLPLGPFRGLLGARLARAVARQPGTGGKEWLRQKREAARHLHEEHARRERETGRGDDEVERLARERVDERLRQVAEWLETPGAPPTGIPREQLLAVIERVRRWHRSRVQAGAGDAFLLAHAQATTFAAAVAADPRPAFTREHVRQLFDRFGRIEQQHELSIEDAGRVAHVIHPGSILGERDRVILWGFVGGVERRPPRCPWTHEEQAAIAAAGVEIVDPAALLEAEAGAWRGAVLAARESLVLVVPRSIRGTATTTHPLWDEIRARLSLDEGSAARLTREATDIRERGMPRVEVRAIAPLALPPGRAAWRLPPEVLRAPTSAPPATASPASVSVTALERIATCPLAWVLEQRAGLRSGAMSKVARGSLLNGGLAHRLVEELHLEGAFTCDEATFLARARERFERLVAAEGATLLLPGAAIERLQLTRQILESVRALHRYLAQSGLLIAAVEEEIATASAIGPLHGRLDLRLVDAEGTAVVLDVKWGASAYRDALEKGHAVQLAVYARAVAETSPASRGPAPAGYFACASGAVLTTDPRMHAPRLLAGPSLDETWRRVEATARAVLDAHAGGVVHVPAAKTKRPLLDALGIQEGERARHLDAAPDAACGYCDYDAICGRKWSAFE, encoded by the coding sequence GTGCGTCCGGTGGTCGGGCTCTCGCTTGGTGGGCCGGTCGTCGTGGCCGGAACGGGGCCGCGGCTCGGTGCTCCGGCGTGGGGGCCGCCGGCGTTGCTGCGTGACCTCGAGCTTCGGCTCGGAATCGCACCACTAGAAGAGGAGGCGAGCGTTCGCATTCCTGCTTGGGTCGCGCGTGTTCGGTCGCTCGCCGACGGCGATGCGTTCTATGCGCGATCGTTCGCGCTCGATGAGCTGGGGACCGCGGCGCGTCTCCTCGAATGGCGCGACGACCTCGTGGAAGCCGGATGGAACGGCGAGGCCATCCCCGGCGGTGGGCCTCGCCTCGACGCGCTCGCGGCGCTGGAGCGGCACGCGGAGCAGCCTCATCGGGTCGCCGAGGTCGAACGCGCGCTCGCGCAGCAACCAGACACGATCTACGAGTCGCTCTCGCTCCTCGAGCCGGCGTCGCTGTGGCCGGGCCGATGGCGGAGGATCTTCGAGCTCCTCGAGCGACGCGGGACGCGCGTCGCGACGGAGGCGCCGTCGTTCGGCGCGAGGGCGGCGCGCGACACGGACCTCGGGCGATTGCAGCGGAGCCTCGCCGGCGAGGCGGTCGAGCAGGCGCGGGGCGATGGCTCCGTCCTCGTGTTGCGCGGCGACACGCTCGCGGACCTCGCCGAGATCACGGCGATGCTCGTCGCGTCCGACGCGAGGCCCGCCGTCGTCGTCCGGTGCTGCGAAGGAGAGACCCTCGACGTCGCGCTCCGCGCGCACGGCTCGCCGGCGCAAGGGAAGATGCGCGAGAGCGTGTGGCGGCCTGCGCTGCAGGTGCTCGCGCTCGCCCTCGAGATCGCGTTCGAGCCGCGGGATCCGTACCGCGTCCTCGAGCTCCTGACGCTCCCGCTCGGTCCCTTCCGCGGTCTGCTCGGCGCTCGGCTCGCGCGCGCGGTCGCACGTCAGCCCGGCACCGGAGGCAAGGAGTGGCTCCGCCAGAAGCGGGAGGCCGCGCGGCACCTCCATGAGGAGCACGCGCGCCGCGAGCGCGAGACCGGACGCGGCGACGACGAGGTGGAGCGGCTCGCGCGGGAACGCGTCGATGAGCGCTTGCGCCAGGTGGCGGAGTGGCTCGAGACGCCGGGCGCGCCCCCGACCGGCATTCCACGCGAGCAGCTCCTCGCCGTGATCGAGCGCGTGCGACGCTGGCATCGGAGCCGCGTCCAGGCCGGCGCCGGGGACGCCTTCCTCCTCGCGCACGCGCAGGCGACGACGTTCGCCGCGGCGGTGGCCGCCGATCCGCGGCCGGCGTTCACGCGCGAGCACGTGCGGCAGCTCTTCGATCGCTTCGGACGGATCGAGCAGCAGCACGAGCTGTCGATCGAGGACGCCGGACGCGTCGCGCACGTCATCCATCCGGGATCGATCCTCGGCGAGCGCGATCGCGTGATCCTCTGGGGCTTCGTCGGCGGCGTCGAGCGGAGGCCTCCGCGATGTCCGTGGACGCACGAAGAGCAAGCCGCCATCGCCGCCGCGGGCGTCGAGATCGTCGATCCCGCCGCGCTCCTCGAGGCAGAGGCCGGCGCCTGGCGCGGCGCGGTCCTCGCCGCGCGGGAGAGCCTCGTGCTCGTCGTGCCGCGATCGATTCGCGGCACCGCGACGACGACACATCCACTGTGGGACGAGATCCGCGCGCGGCTCTCGCTCGACGAGGGATCCGCGGCGCGCTTGACGCGGGAGGCGACCGACATCCGCGAGCGCGGGATGCCGCGCGTCGAGGTGAGGGCGATCGCGCCGCTCGCGCTCCCGCCCGGACGTGCAGCGTGGCGCCTCCCGCCCGAGGTGCTGCGCGCGCCCACCTCCGCGCCGCCGGCCACCGCGTCGCCGGCCTCCGTCTCCGTCACCGCGCTCGAGCGCATCGCGACATGTCCGCTCGCGTGGGTCCTCGAGCAGCGCGCCGGCCTCCGGTCGGGCGCGATGTCCAAGGTCGCGCGCGGCAGCCTCCTGAACGGCGGACTCGCGCATCGCCTCGTCGAAGAGCTGCACCTCGAGGGCGCCTTCACCTGCGACGAGGCGACCTTCCTCGCGCGCGCGAGGGAGCGGTTCGAGCGGCTCGTCGCGGCGGAGGGGGCGACGTTGCTCTTGCCGGGCGCGGCGATCGAACGACTCCAGCTCACGCGACAGATCCTCGAGTCGGTGCGCGCGCTCCATCGTTACCTGGCGCAGAGCGGCCTCCTCATCGCCGCGGTGGAGGAGGAGATCGCGACCGCGTCCGCGATCGGGCCGCTCCACGGACGCCTCGATCTGAGGCTCGTCGACGCGGAGGGGACGGCGGTCGTCCTCGACGTGAAGTGGGGCGCGAGCGCGTACCGTGACGCCCTCGAGAAGGGCCACGCCGTGCAGCTCGCCGTCTACGCGCGGGCGGTGGCGGAGACGAGCCCGGCGTCGCGCGGACCGGCTCCGGCCGGGTATTTCGCGTGCGCGTCGGGCGCCGTCCTGACGACCGATCCGCGCATGCACGCGCCGCGGTTGCTCGCGGGGCCTTCGCTGGACGAGACCTGGCGCCGCGTCGAGGCGACGGCGCGCGCGGTGCTGGACGCGCACGCCGGCGGCGTCGTCCACGTGCCCGCGGCGAAGACGAAGCGGCCGCTCCTCGACGCGCTCGGGATCCAGGAGGGGGAGCGCGCGCGGCACCTCGACGCGGCGCCGGACGCGGCGTGCGGCTATTGCGATTACGACGCCATCTGCGGGCGAAAATGGAGCGCCTTCGAATGA
- a CDS encoding UvrD-helicase domain-containing protein has translation MRAEGIAIVGASAGSGKTFRLTQEVINAVSNNSVNRIDVESLVAVTFTRKAHSELEARIRHALARGNAHAEALRLPLAYLGTVHAVALRLLQEFAIDAGLSPNVDVVAGHETKLLRQAFERTLDESRRQHLDELAARLELGVDHRARRTDWVSPCADIMDLARANRIHPDALPEMAERSIASLFAIMPPPVADGAVLDAALARELEVSGQALRRSDDGRSNTATAMQLVEDAQTRLRDGTLRWSVWAKLATIAPSKKCDVHVADLRLAAERYMEHPRLHDDLRAMTRAIFEAARAGLVAYQDWKRERRVVDYVDMLDGALTLVEEPRVEAELARRLRLVVVDEFQDTSPIQLALFLRLHALARRSVWVGDRKQCIFEYAGADPVLMDAVAAWVEETGGARDRLIHNYRSRPELVVLSSELFCAALAPHGFARPDVAATAKRERRPEHDRLPPLGLWRLETSNTAEDAEAVAEGVRRLLDAPHETPVLDRATNTMRPLRAGDVAVLAATNDWSRMLADALHARGIRAAIARAGLFDTPEGTLLDAALRWLLDRHDELAAAVLDALTGWAGADPDAWLTARLRRVDPVGPGDPGEEGWRAAIEPLRERLAVLAPVEAVDAAIGALDLVRLCARWPDPTQRIANIDALRAIAEDYEERCAQEREAATVAGLLRYFDDVRTPTLQRDEVLPSDDQHVPGDDGAIVVCTYHKSKGLEWPVVVLANLDRAERRDAFEVTPEAAGAGFDPERPLANRSIRYWPWPLGATKNAPLADRAEASPEGQAVSLRERKERARLLYVGFTRARDHLVLAARVSKHKAKTAWLDVLADEEGDALLDLPFEAADGATATTAVRGTEVRVDTRVLGLGPRRDPRDRPEPPAPRWFARPLGGATTARPGYRITPSAEVTGWPAHATLVGAARIGAIDHFARGIPLDAPTRDYDVLGQAVHGFLATDVPGLAPAERLTRAARLLDGWRMAAHLRAESLLVAGDALRAWVDRRWPGARWRRELPIEGPVPSEHGERWLSGIIDLLLETEEGYVLVDHKSFPAPHEAAWRAKCVAFVPQLAAYSLLLAGTGRPVLSTWIHLPVGGGAVEITFPRTSAPRE, from the coding sequence ATGAGGGCCGAAGGGATCGCCATCGTCGGCGCGAGCGCCGGTAGTGGCAAGACATTTAGACTCACGCAAGAAGTTATAAACGCTGTTTCCAATAATAGCGTCAATCGTATTGACGTCGAGTCGCTCGTCGCCGTCACCTTCACGCGGAAGGCGCACTCCGAGCTCGAGGCGCGCATCCGGCACGCCCTCGCGCGCGGGAACGCCCACGCCGAGGCGCTGCGGCTCCCGCTCGCGTACCTCGGGACGGTGCACGCCGTCGCCCTCCGCCTCCTGCAGGAGTTCGCGATCGACGCGGGGCTCTCGCCCAACGTCGACGTCGTCGCCGGACACGAGACGAAGCTCCTCCGCCAGGCGTTCGAGCGGACGCTGGACGAGTCGCGACGGCAGCACCTCGACGAGCTCGCCGCGCGGCTCGAGCTCGGCGTCGACCACCGCGCGCGCCGCACGGACTGGGTCTCGCCGTGCGCCGACATCATGGACCTCGCGCGCGCGAACCGGATCCACCCCGACGCGCTCCCCGAGATGGCGGAGCGATCGATCGCGAGCTTGTTCGCGATCATGCCTCCGCCGGTCGCCGACGGCGCCGTCCTCGACGCCGCGCTGGCGCGGGAGCTGGAGGTGAGCGGGCAGGCGCTCCGGCGGAGCGACGACGGTCGATCGAACACGGCCACCGCGATGCAGCTCGTCGAGGACGCGCAGACGCGGCTCCGCGACGGTACGCTCCGCTGGTCGGTCTGGGCGAAGCTGGCGACGATCGCGCCGTCGAAGAAGTGCGACGTCCACGTCGCCGATCTCCGGCTCGCCGCCGAGCGCTACATGGAGCACCCGCGCCTCCACGACGATCTCCGCGCGATGACGCGCGCCATCTTCGAGGCGGCGCGGGCGGGGCTCGTCGCGTACCAGGACTGGAAGCGGGAGCGGCGCGTCGTCGACTACGTCGACATGCTCGACGGCGCGCTGACGCTGGTCGAAGAGCCGCGCGTGGAGGCGGAGCTCGCGCGGCGCCTCCGCCTCGTCGTCGTGGACGAGTTCCAGGACACGAGCCCGATCCAGCTCGCCTTGTTCCTGCGCCTCCACGCCCTCGCGCGGCGCTCGGTCTGGGTCGGCGATCGCAAGCAGTGCATCTTCGAATATGCGGGCGCCGATCCGGTGCTCATGGACGCCGTCGCGGCGTGGGTCGAGGAGACCGGCGGCGCGCGGGACCGGCTGATCCACAACTACCGATCGCGTCCGGAGCTCGTCGTGCTCTCCTCCGAGCTCTTCTGCGCGGCGCTCGCTCCGCACGGCTTCGCCCGCCCGGACGTGGCGGCGACGGCGAAGCGGGAGCGGCGCCCGGAGCACGACCGGCTTCCCCCGCTCGGCCTCTGGCGGCTCGAGACGAGCAACACCGCGGAGGACGCGGAGGCGGTGGCCGAAGGCGTGCGTCGTCTGCTCGACGCGCCGCACGAGACGCCGGTCCTCGATCGCGCGACCAACACGATGCGCCCGCTCCGCGCCGGCGACGTCGCGGTCCTCGCGGCGACCAACGACTGGTCGCGCATGCTCGCCGACGCGCTCCACGCCCGCGGCATCCGCGCCGCGATCGCGCGGGCGGGGCTCTTCGACACACCGGAGGGCACGCTCCTCGACGCGGCGCTGCGCTGGCTGCTCGATCGCCACGACGAGCTCGCGGCCGCGGTCCTCGACGCGCTCACGGGATGGGCGGGCGCCGATCCGGACGCGTGGCTCACCGCGCGACTTCGTCGGGTCGACCCCGTCGGCCCCGGAGACCCCGGCGAGGAAGGCTGGCGCGCCGCGATCGAGCCGTTGCGCGAGCGGCTCGCCGTCCTCGCTCCGGTCGAGGCCGTCGACGCGGCGATCGGAGCGCTCGACCTCGTCCGGCTCTGCGCGCGGTGGCCCGATCCGACCCAGCGGATCGCGAACATCGACGCCCTCCGCGCGATCGCCGAAGACTACGAGGAGCGCTGCGCGCAGGAGCGCGAGGCCGCGACCGTCGCCGGCCTCCTGCGCTACTTCGACGACGTCCGAACGCCGACGCTGCAGCGCGACGAGGTCCTCCCCTCCGACGATCAGCACGTGCCCGGCGACGACGGCGCGATCGTCGTGTGCACGTACCACAAGTCGAAGGGGCTCGAGTGGCCCGTCGTCGTCCTCGCGAACCTCGATCGCGCGGAGCGACGCGACGCCTTCGAGGTGACGCCGGAGGCGGCCGGAGCGGGCTTCGATCCGGAGCGTCCGCTCGCGAACCGATCGATCCGGTACTGGCCGTGGCCGCTCGGCGCGACGAAGAACGCTCCGCTCGCCGATCGCGCCGAGGCGTCACCCGAAGGCCAAGCGGTGTCGCTCCGTGAGCGCAAGGAGCGCGCGCGCCTCCTCTACGTCGGCTTCACGCGGGCGCGCGATCACCTCGTCCTCGCCGCGCGCGTCTCGAAGCACAAGGCGAAGACGGCGTGGCTCGACGTCCTCGCGGACGAGGAGGGAGACGCGCTCCTCGACTTGCCGTTCGAGGCCGCCGACGGCGCGACCGCCACGACGGCGGTGCGCGGGACGGAGGTGCGGGTCGACACGCGCGTCCTCGGGCTCGGCCCGCGCCGCGATCCGCGCGATCGCCCGGAGCCGCCCGCGCCGCGCTGGTTCGCGCGACCGCTCGGCGGCGCGACCACCGCGCGTCCCGGATATCGCATCACGCCCTCCGCCGAGGTCACCGGCTGGCCCGCGCACGCGACGCTCGTCGGCGCGGCGCGCATCGGAGCGATTGACCACTTCGCGCGGGGGATCCCGCTCGACGCACCGACGAGGGACTACGACGTCCTCGGCCAGGCCGTGCACGGTTTCCTCGCGACCGACGTCCCGGGCCTCGCTCCGGCGGAGCGGCTCACGCGCGCGGCGCGGCTCCTCGACGGTTGGCGGATGGCGGCGCATCTCCGCGCGGAGTCGCTCCTCGTCGCGGGCGACGCGCTGCGGGCGTGGGTCGATCGAAGGTGGCCCGGCGCGCGGTGGCGGCGCGAGCTCCCGATCGAGGGACCGGTCCCGAGCGAGCACGGAGAGCGCTGGCTGAGCGGGATCATCGATCTCTTGCTGGAGACGGAGGAGGGCTACGTGCTCGTCGATCACAAGTCGTTCCCCGCGCCGCACGAGGCCGCCTGGCGCGCGAAGTGCGTCGCCTTCGTTCCGCAGCTCGCCGCCTACTCGTTGCTCCTGGCCGGCACCGGAAGGCCCGTGCTCTCGACGTGGATCCACCTCCCCGTCGGCGGCGGCGCGGTGGAGATCACGTTCCCGCGGACGAGCGCGCCACGCGAGTAG
- the cas1 gene encoding CRISPR-associated endonuclease Cas1 → MGESEQEQVSGRSDEAPEVRAKPLPRRLPVIVEAPALVPARMVNEALYCERLMYLEWSQGEFVDNAFTVDGRSVHRRADRPGGALPPPPKRDETDDEDEPEEPAPYEARALWLSSEELGLTAKIDVVEADASSVVPIEYKRGAAPDVPEGAHLPERAQVCVQVLLLREHGYRCDHGEIYFARTRRRVRIEIDDALIATTMEAARRARELAAGGVIPPPLVDSSRCEGCSLVGVCLPDETNLLRGLEPAPPAPPAEAEAMEEFWPADEAPEADDAPVELRRLQPARDDELPLYVQEQGAKIGISGEELVIKGKKGDVRARLPNVSQVSLFGNVQISTQALRAILERGLSISFLSTGGWFYGRATGVESKNVELRMAQHRAMAEPDTCLRLARGVIASKIRNSRTMLRRNNAAVSEVVLWELEQLAKKAERCEALESLLGIEGTAARSYFGAFSGMLKGEGAAAFDLDGRNRRPPRDPVNALLSLSYALLTKELAHVCASAGLDPLLGFYHQPRFGRPALALDLMEEFRPILSDSIVISAINTGVITESDFISHTTGVALRPHGRRRFLGAYERRMDQLVTHPVFGYRVSYRRVLEVQARLLGRFLLGEISAYPQFRTR, encoded by the coding sequence ATGGGTGAGAGCGAGCAAGAGCAGGTCTCCGGACGTTCCGACGAAGCGCCCGAGGTCCGCGCGAAGCCGCTCCCTCGCCGGCTGCCGGTGATCGTCGAGGCGCCGGCGCTCGTCCCCGCGAGGATGGTGAACGAGGCGCTCTACTGCGAGCGGCTCATGTACCTCGAGTGGTCGCAGGGGGAGTTCGTCGACAACGCGTTTACCGTCGACGGGCGCTCGGTCCATCGCCGCGCCGATCGACCCGGCGGCGCGCTCCCTCCGCCGCCGAAGCGCGACGAGACGGACGACGAAGACGAGCCCGAGGAGCCGGCTCCCTACGAGGCGCGCGCGCTCTGGCTCTCCTCCGAGGAGCTGGGGCTGACCGCGAAGATCGACGTCGTCGAGGCGGACGCGTCGTCCGTCGTCCCGATCGAGTACAAGCGCGGAGCGGCGCCGGACGTCCCGGAGGGCGCGCACTTGCCGGAGCGCGCGCAGGTCTGCGTGCAGGTCCTCTTGCTGCGTGAGCACGGGTACCGATGCGACCACGGCGAGATCTACTTCGCGCGCACGCGGCGGCGCGTGCGGATCGAGATCGACGACGCGCTGATCGCGACGACGATGGAGGCCGCTCGGCGCGCGCGCGAGCTGGCGGCGGGCGGGGTCATCCCACCGCCGCTCGTCGACAGCAGTCGCTGCGAAGGCTGCTCGCTCGTCGGCGTCTGCCTCCCCGACGAGACGAACCTGCTCCGCGGCCTCGAGCCCGCGCCGCCGGCGCCGCCGGCCGAAGCCGAGGCGATGGAGGAGTTCTGGCCGGCGGACGAAGCGCCCGAAGCGGACGACGCGCCCGTCGAGCTGCGGCGGCTCCAGCCGGCCCGCGACGACGAGCTTCCGCTCTACGTCCAGGAGCAAGGGGCGAAGATCGGTATTTCGGGGGAAGAGCTGGTCATCAAGGGAAAGAAGGGAGACGTCCGCGCGCGGCTCCCGAACGTCTCGCAGGTCAGCCTCTTCGGAAACGTGCAGATCAGCACGCAGGCGCTGCGCGCCATCCTCGAGCGCGGGCTCTCGATCTCGTTCCTCTCGACCGGCGGCTGGTTCTACGGCCGCGCGACGGGGGTGGAGTCGAAGAACGTCGAATTGCGTATGGCGCAACACCGCGCGATGGCGGAGCCGGACACGTGCCTCCGCCTCGCGCGCGGCGTGATCGCCTCGAAGATCCGGAACTCCAGGACGATGTTGCGGCGCAACAACGCCGCCGTCTCGGAGGTGGTGCTCTGGGAGCTCGAGCAGCTCGCGAAGAAGGCGGAGCGATGCGAGGCGCTCGAGTCCTTGCTCGGGATCGAGGGCACCGCGGCGAGGAGCTATTTCGGCGCCTTCTCCGGAATGCTGAAGGGAGAGGGCGCCGCCGCCTTCGACCTCGACGGGCGCAACCGGCGGCCTCCGCGCGATCCCGTCAACGCGCTCCTGTCGCTCTCGTATGCGCTCTTGACGAAGGAGCTCGCCCACGTCTGCGCGTCGGCCGGCCTCGATCCGCTCCTCGGGTTCTATCACCAGCCGCGCTTCGGCCGGCCCGCCCTCGCCCTCGACCTGATGGAGGAGTTTCGGCCGATCCTGAGCGACTCGATCGTCATCTCCGCGATCAACACCGGCGTGATCACCGAGAGCGACTTCATCTCGCATACCACCGGCGTGGCGCTGCGCCCGCACGGCCGGCGCCGCTTCCTCGGCGCCTACGAGCGGCGGATGGACCAGCTCGTGACACATCCGGTATTCGGTTATCGCGTGAGCTACCGGCGCGTCCTCGAGGTGCAGGCGCGGCTCCTCGGCCGCTTCTTGTTAGGCGAGATATCCGCTTATCCGCAGTTCCGGACCCGCTGA
- the cas2 gene encoding CRISPR-associated endonuclease Cas2, giving the protein MRQTFVVSYDISCPKRLRRVYRLMRGWGDHIQLSVFRCELNPRELVELRSRLVEIIHNVEDQVLFVDVGPVEGRGGTSIRAIGKVYTAPERQAIIV; this is encoded by the coding sequence ATGCGCCAGACGTTCGTCGTGAGCTACGACATCTCGTGCCCGAAGCGCTTGCGCCGCGTGTATCGGCTGATGCGCGGCTGGGGCGACCATATCCAGCTCTCGGTGTTTCGCTGCGAGCTGAATCCCCGCGAGCTCGTCGAGCTGCGCTCCCGGCTCGTGGAGATCATCCACAACGTCGAAGATCAGGTCCTCTTCGTCGACGTCGGCCCGGTGGAGGGACGCGGCGGCACCTCGATTCGCGCGATCGGGAAGGTCTATACCGCGCCGGAGCGACAGGCGATCATCGTCTGA